From a region of the Microbacterium sp. nov. GSS16 genome:
- a CDS encoding prenyltransferase has protein sequence MIRDLVTASRPLSWINTAYPFAAAYLLVAGGIDARWVIGTLFFLVPYNLAMYGINDVFDYASDLANPRKGGVEGALLSPQRHRTVLVTSIALSAPFVVALVVLGSPLSWLILTISLFAVVAYSAPPFRFKEVPVLDSVTSSVHFVSPAVYGFALAGGAVTPGLVALLSAFFLWGVASHAFGAVQDVVPDREGGISSIATALGAARTVRLALACWAAAGLLMLFTGFPGALAGVLALPYLWAAVPFRSVSDAESGTANRGWRHFLWINYACGFVVTMLLIVYALGR, from the coding sequence ATGATCCGCGACCTCGTGACGGCATCGCGGCCACTCAGCTGGATCAACACGGCCTACCCGTTCGCAGCCGCCTATCTGCTCGTCGCGGGCGGCATCGACGCGCGCTGGGTGATCGGCACGCTGTTCTTCCTCGTGCCGTACAACCTGGCGATGTACGGCATCAACGACGTGTTCGACTACGCGTCCGATCTCGCGAATCCTCGCAAGGGCGGCGTCGAAGGGGCGCTGCTGTCGCCGCAGCGGCATCGCACGGTGCTCGTGACGTCGATCGCGCTGAGCGCGCCCTTCGTCGTCGCGCTGGTCGTGCTCGGCTCGCCGCTGTCGTGGCTGATCCTGACGATCAGCCTGTTCGCGGTCGTCGCCTACTCGGCCCCGCCGTTCCGCTTCAAAGAGGTGCCGGTGCTCGATTCGGTCACCTCGAGCGTCCACTTCGTGAGCCCCGCCGTGTACGGCTTCGCGCTCGCGGGCGGCGCGGTGACACCCGGACTCGTCGCGCTGCTGAGCGCGTTCTTCCTCTGGGGCGTCGCCAGCCACGCGTTCGGCGCGGTGCAGGATGTGGTGCCCGACCGCGAGGGCGGCATCTCGTCGATCGCGACCGCCCTGGGCGCCGCCCGAACGGTGCGGCTGGCTCTGGCCTGCTGGGCGGCGGCGGGGCTGCTCATGCTCTTCACCGGCTTCCCCGGTGCGCTCGCCGGCGTGCTCGCGTTGCCCTACCTGTGGGCGGCGGTGCCGTTCCGCTCGGTCTCGGATGCGGAGTCGGGTACGGCGAATCGCGGCTGGCGGCACTTCCTGTGGATCAACTACGCGTGCGGCTTCGTCGTCACGATGCTGCTGATCGTCTACGCGCTCGGGCGATGA
- a CDS encoding ECF transporter S component produces MSEATEPVDAVDSFDRIAADLLALKETHTISYAELGRRIGEQRIGRGVPAAAAYPPRSTVYDAFRAGRTRIDPVLLRDIVNALGVEGDAAQSWVERAQRLRRTAEPSARQRVAAPPSSVDVPAPSPVVMPAPAGAGRFPLAQAPRWWSPYLLVLGCIALNLAGLVVVQALHLPIYLDMTGTAAASIILGPWHGAFVATAGNLLGFTVGAPGAAPYALVNIAGALVWGFGVRRWGMGDDIGRFFVLNLLAALACSIVGSFLNVILFGGLSGHGSDSVTTSIVTLGLPLIAAALSANILTSVIDKVLTGFIALTLFVWLHRAARFPASHMPLVERLSAPAGQAPASAPV; encoded by the coding sequence GTGAGCGAGGCCACCGAACCCGTCGACGCCGTGGATTCCTTCGATCGCATCGCCGCCGATCTCCTCGCCCTCAAAGAGACGCACACGATCTCGTACGCCGAGCTCGGACGGCGCATCGGCGAGCAGCGCATCGGCCGCGGCGTCCCCGCCGCGGCCGCCTACCCGCCGCGCAGCACGGTCTACGACGCTTTCCGGGCCGGCCGCACTCGGATCGACCCCGTACTGCTGCGAGACATCGTGAACGCGCTCGGAGTCGAGGGCGACGCGGCGCAGAGCTGGGTAGAACGCGCGCAGCGGCTGCGGCGCACCGCAGAACCGTCCGCTCGGCAGCGAGTCGCAGCGCCCCCGTCGTCGGTCGACGTGCCGGCGCCCTCGCCCGTCGTCATGCCGGCGCCAGCCGGGGCGGGCCGCTTCCCCCTCGCGCAGGCTCCGCGCTGGTGGAGCCCCTACCTCCTCGTGCTCGGCTGCATCGCCCTGAACCTCGCCGGGCTGGTGGTCGTGCAGGCGCTGCACCTGCCGATCTATCTCGACATGACCGGCACGGCCGCAGCCTCGATCATCCTCGGTCCTTGGCACGGTGCTTTCGTCGCCACGGCCGGCAACCTCCTCGGCTTCACCGTCGGCGCCCCCGGTGCGGCACCGTACGCGCTGGTGAACATCGCCGGCGCCCTCGTCTGGGGATTCGGCGTGCGGCGCTGGGGGATGGGCGACGACATCGGTCGCTTCTTCGTGCTGAACCTCCTCGCCGCTCTCGCGTGCTCCATCGTCGGCTCGTTCCTCAACGTGATCCTCTTCGGCGGCCTCAGCGGGCACGGCTCGGATTCCGTGACGACATCCATCGTGACGCTGGGGCTGCCGCTGATCGCCGCAGCGCTCTCGGCCAACATCCTCACCTCCGTCATCGACAAGGTGCTGACCGGCTTCATCGCCCTCACGCTCTTCGTCTGGCTGCACCGCGCCGCGCGCTTCCCGGCATCTCACATGCCCCTCGTCGAGCGACTGAGTGCGCCCGCGGGGCAGGCGCCGGCGTCTGCGCCGGTCTAG
- a CDS encoding ABC-F family ATP-binding cassette domain-containing protein — protein sequence MAHLLGAEALHLEYPTKIVFDSVTIGVDEGDRIGIVGRNGDGKSSLLGMLAGRREPDAGRVTVRGGTTIGVLDQADTLDDDLTVGRAVVGDTPEHEWAGDARVRDVIAGLVADLDWDASVASLSGGQRRRVSLARLLVGDWDIIALDEPTNHLDVEAITWLAAHLKGRWQKNAGALLVVTHDRWFLDEICTATWEVHDRIVEPFEGGYAAYILQRVERDRMAAASEAKRQNLARKELAWLRRGAPARTSKPKFRIDAANALIADVPPIRDTVSLQSLAVSRLGKDVVDLLDAGVTYGEKTVLHDVEWRIAPGERTGILGVNGAGKSTLLGLVSGDVEPTSGRVKRGKTVQVRTLTQRTSELEQHWNDPVRTVIDGLRTSYTFGAGSKAAELTPGQLLERLGFTSAQLSTPVKDLSGGQQRRLQLLLVLLDQPNVLILDEPTNDMDTDMLAAIEDLLDSWPGTLLVVSHDRYFLERVTDQQYAVLRGRLRHLPGGIDEYLRLRDLESREQAGVASGAAAAPAASKASALDGAARRAAEKEVAALERRMQKLGDQIDRAKHALADHDQSDYTGLGERMQQIQAQQDEVDELELRWFELTEELG from the coding sequence ATGGCACATCTACTGGGGGCCGAGGCCCTGCACCTGGAGTACCCGACCAAGATCGTCTTCGATTCGGTCACGATCGGGGTCGACGAGGGCGACCGCATCGGCATCGTCGGTCGCAACGGCGACGGCAAGTCGAGTCTGCTCGGAATGCTCGCCGGCCGCCGTGAACCGGATGCCGGGCGCGTGACAGTGCGAGGCGGAACGACCATCGGCGTGCTCGATCAGGCCGACACCCTCGACGACGACCTCACGGTCGGCCGCGCCGTGGTGGGCGACACCCCCGAGCACGAGTGGGCGGGGGATGCGAGGGTGCGCGACGTCATCGCCGGTCTCGTCGCCGACCTCGACTGGGACGCATCGGTCGCCTCGCTCAGCGGCGGGCAGCGTCGGCGCGTGTCGCTGGCGAGGCTGCTGGTCGGCGACTGGGACATCATCGCGCTCGACGAGCCGACCAACCACCTCGACGTCGAGGCGATCACCTGGCTCGCCGCCCACCTCAAGGGCCGCTGGCAGAAGAATGCAGGCGCGCTCCTGGTCGTCACGCACGACCGCTGGTTCCTCGATGAGATCTGCACGGCGACCTGGGAGGTGCACGACCGCATCGTCGAGCCCTTCGAGGGCGGCTACGCCGCGTACATCCTGCAGCGCGTCGAGCGCGACCGGATGGCCGCCGCGTCCGAGGCGAAGCGGCAGAACCTCGCCCGCAAGGAACTCGCCTGGCTGCGCCGCGGAGCCCCCGCGCGCACCAGCAAGCCGAAGTTCCGCATCGACGCCGCGAACGCGCTGATCGCCGACGTGCCTCCGATCCGCGACACCGTCTCGCTGCAGTCCCTGGCCGTGTCGCGCCTGGGCAAGGACGTGGTCGACCTGCTCGACGCGGGGGTGACCTACGGCGAGAAGACCGTGCTGCACGATGTCGAATGGCGCATCGCGCCCGGCGAACGCACGGGCATCCTCGGGGTGAACGGCGCGGGCAAGTCGACCCTGCTCGGGCTGGTCTCGGGCGACGTCGAACCCACCAGCGGGCGGGTCAAGCGCGGCAAGACCGTGCAGGTGCGCACCCTCACGCAGCGCACCTCCGAGCTCGAGCAGCACTGGAACGATCCGGTGCGCACGGTCATCGACGGTCTGCGCACCTCGTACACGTTCGGCGCCGGCTCGAAGGCCGCGGAGCTCACCCCCGGGCAGCTGCTCGAGCGGCTCGGCTTCACCTCGGCGCAGCTGTCGACCCCGGTGAAGGATCTCTCCGGGGGTCAGCAGCGCCGGCTGCAGCTGCTGCTCGTGCTTCTCGACCAGCCGAACGTGCTCATCCTCGATGAGCCGACCAACGACATGGACACCGACATGCTCGCCGCCATCGAGGACCTCCTCGACTCGTGGCCGGGCACCCTGCTCGTGGTCAGCCACGACCGGTACTTCCTCGAGCGGGTTACCGACCAGCAGTACGCCGTGCTGCGCGGGCGGCTGCGGCACCTGCCCGGCGGCATCGACGAGTACCTGCGGCTGCGCGATCTCGAGTCTCGCGAGCAGGCGGGAGTCGCCTCCGGGGCAGCCGCTGCTCCGGCTGCGTCCAAGGCGTCGGCACTGGATGGAGCCGCGCGGCGAGCGGCCGAGAAGGAGGTCGCCGCGCTCGAGCGGCGCATGCAGAAGCTGGGCGATCAGATCGACCGCGCCAAGCACGCTCTCGCCGATCACGACCAGTCCGATTACACCGGCCTGGGGGAGCGGATGCAGCAGATCCAGGCGCAGCAGGATGAGGTCGACGAACTCGAGCTGCGCTGGTTCGAGCTCACCGAAGAGCTCGGCTGA
- the crtI gene encoding phytoene desaturase family protein has translation MRRAVVIGGGISGLATAALLAREGASVTLVEARDELGGRAGNWESGGFRFDTGPSWYLMPEVFDHFFRLLGTSSAEQLDLVRLDPAYRVYFEDDEEPFDLPAEGARDALVALDPDAGEALDRYLASAAETYDLATSTFLYSTYESLRPLLTPRTLRGLPTLTRLLAEPLDRRIRRHSREPRVQQILGYPAVFLGTSPAKAPGMYHLMSHLDIGQGVLYPRGGFTAVIAAIARVARAEGVDIRTGCRATRITVDGGAATGVEVELADGTREHLPADVVVSTADLHVTEQQLLDDEHRTRSDGWWDKRDPGPGAVLALLGVRGELPQLAHHTLLFTKQWEEGFDAIYGRGRRGAGKRIPDPASIYVCRPSATDDVAPEGHENLFVLIPVPADTAIGAGGVDGAGDERVERAADAAIDQIAAWCGVPDLRERIVVRRTIGPADFERDFGAWRGGALGPAHTLRQSAFLRGANTSSKVDGLLYAGATTIPGIGLPMCLISAELVVKRLRGDVSPGPLAEPPTAPSSVAAL, from the coding sequence ATGAGGCGCGCCGTCGTCATCGGAGGAGGCATCTCGGGCCTCGCCACCGCTGCTCTGCTCGCCAGGGAAGGCGCGTCCGTGACGCTCGTCGAGGCGCGAGACGAGCTCGGCGGCCGTGCCGGCAACTGGGAGTCGGGCGGATTCCGCTTCGACACCGGCCCGTCGTGGTACCTGATGCCGGAGGTGTTCGATCACTTCTTCCGGCTGCTGGGCACCTCGTCGGCCGAGCAGCTCGACCTCGTGCGACTCGATCCCGCCTATCGGGTGTACTTCGAAGACGACGAGGAGCCGTTCGACCTGCCGGCCGAGGGGGCGAGGGATGCCCTGGTGGCCCTCGATCCGGATGCCGGGGAGGCTCTGGACCGCTACCTCGCATCCGCCGCCGAGACCTACGATCTGGCCACCTCCACCTTCCTGTACAGCACATACGAGTCGCTGCGGCCGCTGCTGACCCCGCGCACGCTGCGCGGACTGCCGACTCTCACCCGCCTGCTCGCCGAGCCGCTCGACCGGCGCATCCGCCGGCACAGCCGCGAACCGCGGGTGCAGCAGATCCTCGGGTATCCGGCGGTGTTCCTCGGCACCTCGCCTGCGAAGGCACCCGGCATGTACCACCTGATGAGCCACCTCGACATCGGCCAGGGCGTGCTGTATCCGCGCGGCGGGTTCACCGCCGTCATCGCGGCCATCGCCCGCGTCGCGCGCGCGGAGGGCGTCGACATCCGCACCGGATGCCGCGCCACACGCATCACGGTCGACGGCGGCGCCGCCACCGGCGTCGAGGTCGAGCTCGCCGACGGCACACGCGAGCATCTGCCCGCCGACGTCGTCGTGTCGACCGCCGATCTGCACGTCACCGAGCAGCAGCTGCTCGATGACGAGCACCGCACGAGATCGGACGGATGGTGGGACAAGCGCGACCCCGGACCCGGTGCCGTGCTCGCCCTGCTCGGTGTGCGCGGCGAGCTGCCGCAGCTCGCCCACCACACGCTGCTGTTCACGAAGCAGTGGGAGGAGGGGTTCGACGCCATCTACGGCAGAGGGCGCCGCGGCGCCGGCAAGCGCATCCCCGATCCGGCATCCATCTACGTCTGCCGTCCCAGCGCGACCGACGACGTCGCCCCCGAGGGTCACGAGAACCTGTTCGTGCTCATCCCGGTGCCCGCCGACACAGCCATCGGCGCCGGCGGCGTCGACGGCGCAGGCGATGAGCGGGTGGAGCGTGCAGCAGACGCGGCGATCGATCAGATCGCGGCCTGGTGCGGTGTCCCCGACCTGCGTGAGCGCATCGTCGTGCGCCGGACCATCGGCCCCGCCGACTTCGAACGCGATTTCGGCGCCTGGCGCGGCGGCGCACTCGGCCCCGCGCACACCCTGCGACAGAGTGCGTTCCTGCGCGGCGCGAACACGTCGTCGAAGGTCGACGGACTGCTGTACGCCGGCGCCACGACCATCCCGGGCATCGGGCTGCCGATGTGCCTGATCAGCGCGGAGCTGGTCGTCAAGCGCCTCCGCGGCGATGTATCGCCCGGTCCCCTTGCAGAGCCGCCGACGGCGCCGTCCTCCGTGGCGGCGCTGTGA
- a CDS encoding threonine/serine ThrE exporter family protein: MAAQKNWRVRLVEAIRVDAASRPETQAILSVDEMYARRVIELAMRIAEALIAVGAAANEVVLSATRVAAALGIRPVHVDITFNSIAVSYQGGESDAPFTAIRVVRAPVPDHAKLQQLQALVVDIEAGLALPEARVRFHAIRRMPFRYRPTVIVLAQALLAVGVCLLYGASWITTFIAFLAACGAALTQRLMARMHVPFFFSQAAGALVVTAFAAAANALRSQGVAPFDQAGIAVIVAAGIVLMLAGMSVVGAAQDAIDGFALTAGGRILDLALLTLGVVVGIVGGVALAQRLGIGFTLSTEPPTLGPGPMQVAGVVLIAVTVAVWNGATSRTILVSAVLGAIAWGGFSAGAAGGFGVPIASAAGALIASFVGTLIAHRLHVPSIAVTTAAIVPMVPGSVVYRGLLGIVEAQDDPISLILGFADLLQAGAVGLALASGASLGLVLGAPVRDTLQSVVRRRGRIR; the protein is encoded by the coding sequence ATGGCTGCACAGAAGAACTGGCGTGTGCGTCTGGTCGAGGCGATCCGCGTCGACGCTGCATCGCGGCCGGAGACACAGGCGATCCTCTCGGTCGACGAGATGTATGCCCGACGCGTGATCGAGCTCGCGATGCGCATCGCCGAAGCCCTCATCGCCGTCGGTGCAGCGGCGAACGAGGTCGTGCTCTCGGCGACGCGCGTGGCTGCTGCGCTGGGCATCCGCCCGGTGCACGTCGACATCACGTTCAACTCCATCGCCGTGTCGTATCAGGGCGGCGAGTCCGATGCTCCGTTCACCGCGATCCGCGTCGTGCGGGCACCCGTTCCCGATCACGCGAAGCTGCAGCAGCTGCAGGCGCTCGTGGTCGACATCGAGGCGGGGCTCGCGCTGCCCGAGGCCAGGGTGCGCTTCCATGCCATCCGGCGCATGCCCTTCCGGTACCGGCCGACGGTGATCGTGCTCGCTCAGGCGCTGCTGGCCGTCGGCGTCTGCCTGCTCTACGGCGCCTCGTGGATCACGACGTTCATCGCGTTCCTCGCCGCGTGCGGCGCAGCGCTGACACAGCGCTTGATGGCGCGGATGCACGTGCCGTTCTTCTTCTCCCAGGCCGCGGGTGCGCTCGTGGTCACCGCGTTCGCCGCCGCCGCGAACGCGCTGCGCAGTCAGGGCGTGGCGCCCTTCGACCAGGCCGGCATCGCCGTGATCGTCGCCGCGGGGATCGTCCTGATGCTCGCCGGGATGTCTGTGGTGGGAGCCGCGCAGGACGCGATCGACGGCTTCGCACTCACCGCGGGCGGGCGCATCCTCGACCTCGCCCTGCTCACCCTCGGCGTCGTCGTCGGCATCGTGGGCGGAGTCGCCCTCGCGCAGCGTCTCGGGATCGGCTTCACCCTCTCGACCGAGCCGCCGACCCTCGGCCCCGGCCCGATGCAGGTCGCCGGCGTCGTGCTCATCGCGGTCACCGTGGCGGTGTGGAACGGGGCGACCTCGCGCACGATCCTCGTATCGGCCGTGCTGGGTGCGATCGCGTGGGGCGGATTCAGCGCGGGCGCCGCAGGCGGCTTCGGCGTGCCGATCGCCAGTGCAGCGGGCGCGCTGATCGCGAGCTTCGTCGGCACGCTCATCGCGCACCGACTCCACGTCCCATCGATCGCCGTGACCACTGCGGCGATCGTGCCGATGGTGCCCGGATCGGTGGTGTACCGCGGTCTGCTGGGAATCGTCGAGGCCCAGGACGATCCGATATCGCTCATCCTCGGATTCGCCGACCTGCTGCAGGCTGGCGCGGTCGGACTCGCGCTGGCATCCGGGGCCTCCCTCGGCCTGGTGCTCGGCGCGCCGGTTCGCGACACGCTGCAGAGCGTCGTGCGCCGCCGTGGGCGCATCCGCTGA
- a CDS encoding lycopene cyclase domain-containing protein, whose amino-acid sequence MTGAYLIALLVSLGGMVLLDVRHRLFLGHDPVRAVIVLVVGVTFFLLWDLAGIALGVFFEGDNALAVGILLAPELPIEEPVFLLFLCELTMVLVCGSQRLLERRKGRAE is encoded by the coding sequence GTGACCGGGGCCTACCTGATCGCGCTGCTCGTCTCGCTCGGCGGAATGGTGCTGCTGGATGTGCGACACCGCCTGTTCCTCGGACACGATCCGGTGCGCGCCGTCATCGTGCTGGTCGTCGGTGTGACGTTCTTCCTGCTCTGGGATCTCGCCGGAATCGCGCTGGGGGTCTTCTTCGAAGGCGACAACGCGCTGGCCGTCGGCATCCTGCTGGCACCGGAGCTGCCGATCGAGGAGCCGGTGTTCCTGCTGTTCCTGTGCGAGCTCACCATGGTGCTCGTCTGCGGATCGCAGCGACTCCTCGAACGTCGGAAGGGCAGAGCTGAATGA
- a CDS encoding lycopene cyclase domain-containing protein: protein MTYLLLCVGFVAAAVVIALFARRRDRMPSFASLAIAAACLLVLTAVFDTLMISVGLIDYADAHISGIRIGAAPIEDFTYPLVAVILLPALWSRLRRDARRERGRR from the coding sequence ATGACCTACCTGCTGCTGTGCGTCGGCTTCGTGGCCGCTGCCGTCGTGATCGCGCTGTTCGCGCGGCGGCGCGACCGGATGCCGTCCTTCGCGTCCCTGGCGATCGCCGCGGCGTGCCTGCTCGTGCTCACCGCGGTGTTCGACACCCTGATGATCTCGGTCGGACTCATCGACTACGCCGACGCGCATATCTCCGGCATCCGGATCGGGGCGGCGCCGATCGAGGACTTCACCTACCCGCTCGTCGCGGTGATCCTGCTGCCCGCCCTGTGGTCGCGACTGCGTCGCGACGCACGCCGTGAAAGGGGCCGGCGATGA
- a CDS encoding ROK family transcriptional regulator: MSSDHPAAGRGAPPPVAITRTTNEDVRAQNLSAVLRLVHASGAQSRSEIGAVTGLNRSTVTALVQELLDLRLVREESVKPTGRVGRPSLGVAADDDVVALSIVADPRAVSVALVGLGSAVHSRVRHDLASPPSPRRFAQVVSSLVDGMRADIDRHYRLVGAGVAVPGLVDSRGTVLLSPPLGWRREQLAHRLADVLRMPVAVGNDASVGAMAETRFGVARGVCNVLYLSGSMTGIGGGLVFDGSLLRGTSGFAGEFGHTVVNPSGALCSCGRRGCLQMEVNPATVLALLGRRGLDEDELDIELGVARDPVVLAEVARQVDVLSVALTNFVNAFAPEMVVLSGYLGVLLATSRERLSAAVRLHPVGSEGRTVRLERARMRSHLMQIAPAELAFEAVLNDPSAAMSQR, translated from the coding sequence ATGAGCTCCGATCACCCCGCGGCCGGCCGCGGAGCGCCACCGCCCGTCGCGATCACGCGCACGACGAACGAGGATGTGCGTGCCCAGAACCTCTCGGCCGTGCTGCGGCTCGTGCACGCGTCGGGCGCCCAGTCGCGATCCGAGATCGGCGCAGTCACGGGTCTGAACCGCTCGACGGTGACCGCTCTCGTGCAGGAGCTGCTCGACCTGCGCCTGGTGCGTGAGGAATCGGTCAAGCCCACCGGCCGCGTGGGGCGGCCCTCTCTGGGCGTAGCGGCAGACGATGACGTCGTGGCGCTGAGCATCGTGGCCGATCCGCGCGCAGTCTCCGTGGCGCTGGTCGGGCTGGGATCAGCTGTGCACTCCCGTGTGCGACACGATCTGGCGTCACCGCCGAGTCCGCGCCGGTTCGCGCAGGTCGTGTCATCTCTGGTCGACGGGATGCGAGCCGACATCGATCGTCATTACCGGCTCGTCGGCGCGGGCGTCGCGGTGCCGGGGCTGGTCGACTCGCGCGGCACCGTGCTGCTGTCGCCGCCCCTGGGCTGGCGGCGCGAGCAGCTCGCGCACCGCCTCGCCGACGTGCTGCGCATGCCGGTGGCGGTGGGCAACGACGCCAGCGTCGGCGCCATGGCCGAGACGCGCTTCGGCGTGGCCCGCGGTGTGTGCAACGTGCTGTATCTCAGCGGTTCGATGACCGGCATCGGCGGTGGTCTCGTCTTCGACGGGTCGCTGCTGCGCGGCACCTCCGGATTCGCCGGCGAGTTCGGCCACACCGTGGTCAACCCCTCCGGCGCCCTGTGCAGCTGCGGGCGCCGCGGGTGCCTGCAGATGGAGGTGAACCCCGCGACCGTGCTCGCCCTTCTCGGTCGTCGTGGACTCGACGAGGACGAGCTCGACATCGAGCTGGGTGTCGCGCGCGACCCGGTCGTGCTCGCCGAGGTGGCCAGGCAGGTCGACGTGCTGTCGGTCGCGCTGACGAACTTCGTCAACGCGTTCGCCCCCGAGATGGTCGTGCTCTCGGGGTACCTGGGCGTGCTGCTGGCGACCAGCCGCGAGCGGCTCTCCGCAGCGGTCCGGCTGCACCCCGTGGGGTCGGAGGGGCGCACCGTGCGACTGGAGCGTGCCCGCATGCGCTCGCACCTCATGCAGATCGCGCCGGCCGAGCTCGCGTTCGAGGCTGTGCTGAACGATCCGTCGGCCGCGATGTCGCAGCGCTGA